The following is a genomic window from Candidatus Neptunochlamydia vexilliferae.
AGGGGAGAGGCTATCAACAAACTCAGGGTCATTGAATTTTTCAGAGATTTCTTGCATCTGCTTTTCTTTATCGGTGATGAGAGAGGTCATTTGTTCGCGGAGCTTTTCAAAAGATTCTTGCTCAAGTTTTCCCTGTTTAGATTCTTGAACGCAAGTGGCGAAATTAACGATTCCGTAGGGGATTTCCTTCGCAAAAACTGAGGAAAAGCAAAGTAGAGCAGTTGCTACAACGAGCATGGTTCTTTTTTTCATAAAGTGACTCCTTAAAGTATTTTTTTAGCTTGTGTCCGATCATACCACGTTTCCCATTAAAATTGTCCTCCCATGGAGATAAAGAAGTTTTTCACATCTTCTTTTCGCTTTCTCTTCTTGATAACGGATCTATCTTTTTTCTTGATTTTGATCCTTGCCTGAGGATTGATGGGGAAACCGACCCCAAGGGTGATGGGGAGGCGACCTGCTAGATTGAGACGGGCGCCGAATCCATAACTTGTTCGAAGTGTTGGGACGTCGAAGCGCTTATTAGAGATCGAACCACCATCAAGAAAGGTAAAGAGATCGAGCATGGAGAAAATCGTTTGGTTATACTCGATCGATAAAAGAGCAGAGGAGACACCACCCGTAGGATCATCGGTCTCTTCTTTTTTCCCATGCTTTTCTTTTGTAAAGTGGGGGCCGATGATGTAAGGCTTGTAGCCACGAACCGTTGTTTCACCCCCTAAGAAGAAGAGCTCTCCAAGAGGCATATGGTCGGGGGTTCCATTTCCAAAGGGACAGATGAACTTGAAGTCCCACCGGAATTTTAGGGTTCCCTTTCTCCAGACAGGGTAGTAATAGCTGTTCAAGTAGCTGAGTTTGAGGAAGGGGAAAAGTTGCTGATCATCATCATGGCGGCGGACTCCTGCAATTTCCACCTCACCAATGGAGCGGAATCCGCGGTGGGGTTTGAAAGCATTATCGAGAGAGTCGAAGGAAAGGGAGTTTCCAAAGCCGCCGATAAGACCACTATTTTTCCGCTCTCGCTGCGCCTCTTCATTGGCGATGTTGTTAATGTGGGTGATCGAGTTGCGCAGGCGGAGCTTCCATCCATAAGTCCAGTAGGAGGTAAGGGGGTAACTTCCAAATAGCGATCCTCCAAAGGAGTTAACATGGTAGTCGTCTGACTGGATGCCACTTTTCGAGTAGCTGATGTCGAGGCCAAACCGCCATAAGGTATCTCTAAAGTAGGGATCCATCCAGGTGACCGTGTAGCTTTGTTGCTTTTTACCGATTTGGACGCGGGCATGGGCATATTCACCTGCTCCTCTAAAGGAGGACATCCCTTCCCTCCACCATTTCGTCAGTCCACGGTGGTCAAAGTTGTTTTCAGCCAGGTCGAGTCCTCCAAAGAGGTTATCGATCGTACTGAATCCGAAGAAGAGGCTTAAACTTCCCGTTGTGGTCTCTTCGACTTCGATAATCACATCGCGGTAATTGTCTCCGAGCGATTGGTCTTCGGGGGTTTTAACGGCGTAGACATTGACCGACTTAAAATAGCCCATCGCTTCGAGGCGTTGTTGGGTCACTTTTAGGCGGCGAGAGTCAAAAACCTCTCCTGGAATGAGGAGTGATTCGCGTAAGATGACATTTTTGTTGGTCGAGGTATTTCCTAAGACGCGGATGAGTCCGATCTTAAACTGCTCTCCCTCGTTAATGGTGATGTCAACATTATAGACAGGTTCAGTGCGAGAGAGGTAGAGAGAGTAGTTGATGTCGGTTTCGATATATCCATCTTTCCCATAGAGATCTTTAATATTCTCGATGCTTTCACGGAGTTTTTCG
Proteins encoded in this region:
- the bamA gene encoding outer membrane protein assembly factor BamA, with translation MNWKALFTTLFFLFAAMPIKSMAIMPQSAEVYEGRRVGDITIEVENLPRGVTFNQKRLLSKLRTKVGDPFSQLTFDQDLKMLSEEYDKAIPTIETGQGEVYITIELWQKPMIRAISWSGNTKVKTRSLERELGIKAHTIFNREEFNKAFTKLKEYYVKKGYFDSQLEYKVIPYTNTNEVDIEITVHEGHSGHIKKICFSGLTKQEESAILNLMTTKKYNFFTSWLTGMGTYHEEALEHDKLVIVNYLQNQGYADARVNIQIKESTDENSFYGGGGMEALGGAQPGRLEIYVHAIKGELFHFGDIEVSGNELLTEEQITDVMIIKDGSTFSPEKLRESIENIKDLYGKDGYIETDINYSLYLSRTEPVYNVDITINEGEQFKIGLIRVLGNTSTNKNVILRESLLIPGEVFDSRRLKVTQQRLEAMGYFKSVNVYAVKTPEDQSLGDNYRDVIIEVEETTTGSLSLFFGFSTIDNLFGGLDLAENNFDHRGLTKWWREGMSSFRGAGEYAHARVQIGKKQQSYTVTWMDPYFRDTLWRFGLDISYSKSGIQSDDYHVNSFGGSLFGSYPLTSYWTYGWKLRLRNSITHINNIANEEAQRERKNSGLIGGFGNSLSFDSLDNAFKPHRGFRSIGEVEIAGVRRHDDDQQLFPFLKLSYLNSYYYPVWRKGTLKFRWDFKFICPFGNGTPDHMPLGELFFLGGETTVRGYKPYIIGPHFTKEKHGKKEETDDPTGGVSSALLSIEYNQTIFSMLDLFTFLDGGSISNKRFDVPTLRTSYGFGARLNLAGRLPITLGVGFPINPQARIKIKKKDRSVIKKRKRKEDVKNFFISMGGQF